Genomic window (Paenibacillus sp. PK3_47):
AGCTGGGTCTATACTTCAGGCCAGCTGGGAATGAACCCGGAGACAGGCAATTTGGCAGATGGTGTGCAGGAACAGGCCCGCCAGTCGCTGGGTAACGTTAAGGCCATTCTTGAGGAAGCAGGTCTGACAATGGACCATGTGGTGAAGACGACGGTATTCCTTAAAGATATGAACGATTTTGCTGCAGTAAATGAAGTATACAGCACATTCTTCACCGAGCCGTATCCGGCCCGCAGTGCGCTGGAGGTTGCCCGTCTGCCGAAGGACGGACTTGTCGAGATTGAAGCGGTAGCGCGCAAGAAATAACAGCACTTATCTACAGCAAAAGCTGCCCCGGCCATTATAATGGCCGGGGCAGCTTTTTTAGTACGCCCAGCATGGGCGTCATCTCTAGGGTGAAAGTCCCGAGCGGGGGCTGGCAAGCGCCTACCGTTAGCCAAGGGCAAGGGTGTCTACCGCGAGGTGGAATCTGAAGGAAGCCGGAGGCAAAAGCACGACCTGAGGTACACGAATCCAATTTGAGGCGGTTGCAGCCGGATGAGTCACCTAGACATGACGAAATCCTAAGCTGCCAAGGGCTGCAATCGTAAACTTGGGCAGGTGCGGGCGGAAAGATGACGTTCTTATCTGGGGAGGCCTGTCCGGTATGCAAGGAAAAAAAACTTGTAACCGTAACCGAGAGGTTGCGCTGAACGGGCAGGAGTCAGCAGAGGCCATAGTACGTAAACTGTTGCAACAGTTTACGGAAGGGCTGAACCGAAAGGAGAGAGGAAACCGATGCGTTCGCATGAAGAGCAACGACAGCCGAATATCTCGCAAGAGAGCTGCCAGCAAAGAGAAGCGGTGAAGCCGCCAGGGTATGCTGGAGCGCCGAGTTCTTCGTCGGCACAAACCGCCCCTCCCTCTCGCAAAGCAGCGAACAACTTGCTGGAGCGAATGCTCGAAGGAGACAACCTTCGGCTCGCGTATAAACGAGTGGTACAGAACGGAGGAGCCCCCGGTGTGGACCATGTAACGGCAGCGAATCTACAAGCTTACTTGAAAACACATTGGGAACCGGTGAAAGCCGAACTTCTGGCGGGAACTTACAGACCTGCGCCAGCCAAACGGGTGGAAATCCCCAAACCCGGAGGCGGCGTACGGCTGCTGGGCATCCCGACCGTGATGGACCGTTTTCTCCAGCAGGCTCTTCTACAAGTCATGAATCCGATCTTTGACGCAGAATTCTCGTGGTACAGCTACGGCTTTCGACCCGGGAAAAGTGCACATGACGCAGTAAAACAAGCGCAAAGATATATCCAAAAGGGTCTGAGGTGGGTCGTGGACCTCGATCTTGAGAAATTCTTTGACCGGGTAAATCACGACATGCTGATGGCGAGAGTGGCGCGGAAAGTGACAGACAAAAGAGTGCTGACACTGATTCGCGCGTATCTAAACGCCGGAGTCATGGTGAATGGAAAGCTGGAGCACAGCCAGGAAGGAACGCCGCAAGGCGGTCCGCTGAGCCCGCTTTTGGCAAACATTCTGCTGGATGATCTGGATAAGGAATTGACCGTACGTGGCCTGCACTTTGTACGCTATGCGGACGACTGTAATATCTTTGTGGCGAGCAAACGAGCTGGCGAACGGGTCATGGAATCGGTTAGCGGGTTTGTAGAAGGAAAGCTAAAACTGAAAGTGAACCGGGAAAAGAGTGCAGTCGCCAGACCTTGGCACCGGAAGTTTTTAGGATTCAGTTTCCTGAGCCAGAAACAGGCAACCATTCGATTAGCACCGAAGACCATTTCGCGATTCAAGGAGAGAATCCGTGAACTGACAAACCGAACGTGGTCCATTTCCATGGAAGAACGAATTTGCCGACTAAACCGTTATCTGATGGGGTGGCTTGGCTATTTCCATCTAGCGTCGGCGAAGAAACACCTCCAAACGCTGGACCAATGGATTCGGAGAAGGCTGCGAATGTGCCTGTGGAAACAATGGAAGCGAGTGCGCACACGAATCCGCGAACTCCGGGCGCTTGGGGTGCCTGAGTGGGCCTGTTTCACGATGGCCAACTCGCGGCGAGGCGCATGGGAAATGTCCCGGAATACAAATAATGCCCTCCCGACTTCCTATTGGGAAGCGAAAGGGCTGAAAAGCTTGCTTTCACGTTACTTAGAGCTTTGTTAACCTTTTGGAACCGCCGTATGCGGACCCGCATGTACGGTGGTGTGAGAGGACGGGGGCTTGCCGCCTCCTCCTACTCGATTCATATAACTCTGCTTAATACCTGCTCCGGCTCCGCGAGGCGAACATCAGCCAGATGCTGTAAAGCAGCAGCAGTCCGGCAGCGACCGAAGCGGTTACGAACACGCTGCCGGCATCCCTGTGCTCCAGGCCGATAGCGAGGAAAGCCCAGGAGAAGACAAGCGGATAAATAAAGTCGCGGTAAGGGTAGCTGACGGCAATGGCGAGCAATGCGCCTACACAGAGCATGATAACGGCCCAGGTGGTGTCGCTGAGGCCAAAGCCATTCCAGTCATTCTTCTCCAGCACGGTGCTCACGTTCACTATAGTGGCTACGGAAATCCAGCCCAGATAGATGCTGAAGGGCAGCTTGACCAGCAGTTTTTCACCCAAAGAAGGGTTATTAATGTTACGGGTTTTGCGGTAGATGACAATAAGTGATATCAGCAGCAGGCCCATGGCGGCCACTGACAGCTCGATGTACAGATAGTGCCAGAGAAACAGCCAGCTCATATTAAATACGCAGCTAAGCACAAACCAGATGCCGAGGGATCGTACAGAATCCCTGGACCCGGTATCAGAACGCAGCTGATATACTACGAACCCTGCGAGCAGCACATAAATCAGCGACCAGATGGAGAAGGCATAGCCCGCCGGTGTGAGATACGTATAGTATTTGTCTGAAATCTCTCCGGTAGTGTTGCCGCCCAGCGGCAGCGTTACAGAAAGAACATTTACAGCGATTACGCCCAGAAAAAACAGCAGGTTCAGCCACTTATACGGATTATTGCTTCTCAATCGTCTCCACTCCCTAACTTGTTAGTTTTGTGTAAGGTAATGTCTGAGTCTACATAGAATATACCCGCTTTACCTGCAGTTAAGACCATCCGGGACAAAAAAATGACCTTTGGGTCATAAAATTTGCGGATAGCTCTCCGTACAGGCGGGGTAATATCTATTCAAAAGCAGCCGAAGGGGGAAAGAGGAATGGAAAGCAGCGAGGCAATTCGTCCCGAAAAAATGGGGCCGTTAATTATGAAGGAAACATGGAACACGCCCGGCAGTGTTGTATCCTGGGAACGGTCAGAGAATGTGTATATCGTCCGTGGGGAACGTGCAGGGATTGTTTTTTTCTTTTTAAGTGATGAAATGTTCCGGATGAAGGTGTTCCGCAGCCAAGTGCCGGATCTGACCACATCACCGGCGGTGCTGGCGGATTGCTGCATCCCGCATCTTTTCCCTGTAGAAGAGACCGGGGAGCAGCTCATTTTCACTACAAGCGCCATCCGGCTGATCATTGAACGGACAACCTTTCAGATCCGTGTGGAGAATATGGCCGGCCAAGTGATTATGCAGCAGAATCTGGTCAGCTGGAATCCGCGCGGTGCGAGCCATGCCGAGTACGATATGCAGCCGGATTCACATTTTTACGGGCTGGGGGAGAAATCAAGCTTTCTGGATAAACGCGGGGAAAAATACACGAACTGGAACACCGATGTGTTTGCGCCCCATTTGCCGGAGATTGAAGCGCTCTACGAATCGATCCCGCTGCTGATCCACATGCATGGGGACCTCACTTACGGCTTATTCTTGGACAACACGGGCCGGAGCGAATTCGACATGCGTTCCCACGGGGTGGCTTTTACCATCGGCTGCTCGACAGGCGCTTATGACATTTATTTTATTAACGGGCCGGAAATGAAGGATGTCGTCAAAAGATACACTACGCTCACCGGAAGAATTTCGCTTCCTCCCAAATGGGCAATCGGTTACCACCAGTCGCGTTACAGTTATATGAACCAGCAGGAAGTGCTGACCCTGGCCAGAACCTTCCGGGAAAAGAACATCCCCTGCGATGTGATTTATCTGGATATTCATTATATGGATGAATACCGGGTATTCACCTTTGATCCTGTAAATTTCCCTGAGCCGGATAAAATGATCAAGGAGCTCGGGGAGCTTGGCGTGCGCATTGTACCGATCGTCGATCCCGGCGTCAAAAAAGACCCTAATTACCAGGTGTATAAGGAAGGTGTGCTTGAAAAGCATTTTTGCCGCAGGCTGGAGGGAGATATCTTCTTCGGTGAAGTGTGGCCCGGTATCAGCGCATTCCCGGATTTCAGTGATGTACGCACGGCTGAGTGGTGGGGGGAGCTGCATAAATTTTATACCGACCTCGGCATTCAGGGGATCTGGAATGATATGAATGAGCCGGCGGTGTTCAATGAGAGCAAGACGATGGATCTGGATGTCATGCATTTTAACAACGGGCGTCCGGTAACGCATGAGGAATACCATAACCTGTACGGGATGATGATGTCCAAGGCGACTTATGAAGGACTGGCAGAGCATATGGCGGGTGAACGCCCCTTTGTGCTGACGAGAGCGGGCTATGCCGGAATACAGCGTTATGCCGCTGTCTGGACAGGGGATAACCGCAGCTTCTGGGAGCATATGGCGATGGCGATGCCGATGGTGCTGAATATGGGACTGTCGGGGCTGGCGTTTGCGGGACCGGATATCGGCGGCTTTGCCCACCATACCTCGGCACAGCTGCTGGTGCGCTGGACACAGATGGGTGTCTTTTTTCCATACTGCCGCAATCACTCCTCCATCGGAACACTGCGCCAGGAGCCCTGGTCATTTGGTGAAGAAGTGGAAGGAATTCTGCGCGAATTCATCGGCCTGCGCTACCGCTGGATGCCGCATTTGTACAATCTTTTCCGGGAAGCGGAGCTATCCGGGCTGCCGGTCATCCGTCCGCTGATTCTGGAGTATCCGCGCGACCCGCATGTCGTTAATCTATGTGACCAGTTTCTGCTGGGCGACAACGTCCTGATCGCTCCGGTGTACCGTCCGGACACAGACCACCGTTCTGTCTATTTGCCGGAAGGCTGCTGGCTGGATTACTGGGATGGGGAGGTTCATGAAGGCGGACGGCATATTCTCGCTGCTGCACCGCTGCATATTATGCCGATGTATGTGAAGGCAGGCAGCTTTGTAGCCGAAGGCCCGTTAAAACAATACGCGCTGGAGGAGACGGATGAGCAGGTGATTTTTCATCTGTACGGTGCGGAGGCGAAGGAAGGATTTACGGCTGCATTCTCATTGTATGAGGACGACGGCCACAGCTTCGGGTACAGAACGGGCGGGTATTCGCAGCTTGGCGTGCAGGCTGAAGGAAGTGCCGGAATGCTGCGGCTGAACTGGTCCTATGCGGCCCGGGATTTTGCGCCGGAGAGAGAAACGCTGCGGTTTGCCCTGTGTTATCCATTCTTTAAGACTGCTGCCGTCGAGGGACTTGGCGAGATAAGTCTCGAGCAGCTTAAGGAAGGGAAGAGAGGCTGGGCGCGCAACGGTAAAAGCGGAGCGATTATTATCCAGGTGGACGATGATCCGGCTGGCGGAGAGCTGAGGATTCAAGCGGTCGAATAGTCTGGTGTTGTTGGGGGTCTCAGAAGCCGTGAAGCGGCTTGTGGGGACGCCCCTTTTTGTTCGTGGATTTGGGGAGGAGCAATTGGAAAATCATACAGTGGACAGCCCGGAAGTAATGCCGAGATACCGGAAACCCTCAAATTATATATAAAATCTGCAGAAATTATGCAGAAACGTTTTTAAATATTGGCTTTTTCGTATAAGATGAAGGGATGAAGAAAAAATCTTGCGGGACCGGCAACACCTGTGCCCGATTGACAATATATTTCTTGAGGAGAAGGATAAGGTCTCTGAAATTTAACCCGACCGGCTCTTTCTCCTTGCTCAAAAGACAGGAGATCATCAATGATTAAGCATCTGTATGCAATATGGTTAGGGGACGTATTATTCTGCTTCTCAGGCGAAACTTCAGAACCGAAGGTCGACGCGTGGACTCGTGTGGTCAAACGGCTGGAATTCCGCGGGGGGGGGCGTCCTTTTGCGGGTGCTGCGCTCAGGCTGGCAGAAGTGAAATATCCGGCAGCCGCCCCCGCCGAAGGCAGACCTGCAAGGCGCGGCCTGCCGGGGCGTACGCTTGAAGGGCTTGCGCTGGCGCCGAAGGATGCCTTTGAGCTTCTGTTGGCCTGGGACGAGCAGCAGTGCCGATCCCAGGGGCTGGAGCCGGGCGGCGAGCTGCGCTACTGGGCCGCAGCCGCCAGGTTCGCCCTTGAGCTGATGGGCACCGGAGGCATCGTGCCCGGAGCGCTTCCGCCGCGGCCTGTAGGCTCACGCCGCCGCGGCGGCGAGCAGGCGGCATTGACGGGCTGGTCTCCGGCTTTCCGGCGGGAGCCGGACAGGGAGTACTTTCTGAAGCTGGCAGCTTCAATGCCGGTGCTGGCGCTTGGGACACATGTAGCCGAAGAAGGCGATTTGTCGTCACGTGAAGAAGCGGGCGGATACGTGCTGTATTCCTTCCTGCAGGCCGTGATGACTGCCGAGATCAAAAGAATCGTCGCGGGTATCGAAAGCGAGCTGGGACCTTACAAGGCTAACTACCGCCGCGGATACTCGCCTTTGACCGATTTGTGGTGGAATAGCCTGCTGACCGGCAGCCGTGAGATCCCGGTTCAAGGCACTCCCGCTGAGGTAACGGAGCTGCTTGCGGTTGTGAACAGTACGGCAGCAAATGAAGTGCCGCATGCGGAAGCCGCAGAGGCGCGCACCGGCCAGCTTGGACTGGGCCTGCGCCTGGAGCCTCCTGAGGGTGAGAGTGAGGTGTGGAACCTGACTTTCTGGGCCGAGAGCCGGGATGAAGGGGAATTCTGGCTTCCGGCTGCAGCCATCTGGGGCAGCAGGGAGCGGGAGTTTACCCTGTGGGGGATCAAATACCGGAATATCCAGCAGCAGCTGCTGGCTGCACTGGGCAGAGCCGGCAGAATATCGCCGGACATTCAGCATGCGCTGAACATGCCGGCACCCACTGGTGCTGAACTTGCGCCGGAGCGTTTATATTACTTCCTGAAGGAAAGTGTACAGCGGCTGCGTGAACGGGGAATTACAGTACAGATGCCATCCCGCTGGAGCCGTGAAGGCCGGCGGAAGGTCGGGATGAAGATGAAGATGCAGCCGCCTCCCGGCCTTACGGAAAGTCCGGTACAGGCTGCACTTGGTCTGGAGGAGCTCATCTCTTTCCGGATTGAAGCGTCGCTCGGCGATCATTCGGTCAATGAAGAGGAA
Coding sequences:
- a CDS encoding RidA family protein → MSKKQVATTQAPGAIGPYSQAIVTGSWVYTSGQLGMNPETGNLADGVQEQARQSLGNVKAILEEAGLTMDHVVKTTVFLKDMNDFAAVNEVYSTFFTEPYPARSALEVARLPKDGLVEIEAVARKK
- the ltrA gene encoding group II intron reverse transcriptase/maturase, coding for MRSHEEQRQPNISQESCQQREAVKPPGYAGAPSSSSAQTAPPSRKAANNLLERMLEGDNLRLAYKRVVQNGGAPGVDHVTAANLQAYLKTHWEPVKAELLAGTYRPAPAKRVEIPKPGGGVRLLGIPTVMDRFLQQALLQVMNPIFDAEFSWYSYGFRPGKSAHDAVKQAQRYIQKGLRWVVDLDLEKFFDRVNHDMLMARVARKVTDKRVLTLIRAYLNAGVMVNGKLEHSQEGTPQGGPLSPLLANILLDDLDKELTVRGLHFVRYADDCNIFVASKRAGERVMESVSGFVEGKLKLKVNREKSAVARPWHRKFLGFSFLSQKQATIRLAPKTISRFKERIRELTNRTWSISMEERICRLNRYLMGWLGYFHLASAKKHLQTLDQWIRRRLRMCLWKQWKRVRTRIRELRALGVPEWACFTMANSRRGAWEMSRNTNNALPTSYWEAKGLKSLLSRYLELC
- a CDS encoding tryptophan-rich sensory protein produces the protein MRSNNPYKWLNLLFFLGVIAVNVLSVTLPLGGNTTGEISDKYYTYLTPAGYAFSIWSLIYVLLAGFVVYQLRSDTGSRDSVRSLGIWFVLSCVFNMSWLFLWHYLYIELSVAAMGLLLISLIVIYRKTRNINNPSLGEKLLVKLPFSIYLGWISVATIVNVSTVLEKNDWNGFGLSDTTWAVIMLCVGALLAIAVSYPYRDFIYPLVFSWAFLAIGLEHRDAGSVFVTASVAAGLLLLYSIWLMFASRSRSRY
- a CDS encoding TIM-barrel domain-containing protein codes for the protein MESSEAIRPEKMGPLIMKETWNTPGSVVSWERSENVYIVRGERAGIVFFFLSDEMFRMKVFRSQVPDLTTSPAVLADCCIPHLFPVEETGEQLIFTTSAIRLIIERTTFQIRVENMAGQVIMQQNLVSWNPRGASHAEYDMQPDSHFYGLGEKSSFLDKRGEKYTNWNTDVFAPHLPEIEALYESIPLLIHMHGDLTYGLFLDNTGRSEFDMRSHGVAFTIGCSTGAYDIYFINGPEMKDVVKRYTTLTGRISLPPKWAIGYHQSRYSYMNQQEVLTLARTFREKNIPCDVIYLDIHYMDEYRVFTFDPVNFPEPDKMIKELGELGVRIVPIVDPGVKKDPNYQVYKEGVLEKHFCRRLEGDIFFGEVWPGISAFPDFSDVRTAEWWGELHKFYTDLGIQGIWNDMNEPAVFNESKTMDLDVMHFNNGRPVTHEEYHNLYGMMMSKATYEGLAEHMAGERPFVLTRAGYAGIQRYAAVWTGDNRSFWEHMAMAMPMVLNMGLSGLAFAGPDIGGFAHHTSAQLLVRWTQMGVFFPYCRNHSSIGTLRQEPWSFGEEVEGILREFIGLRYRWMPHLYNLFREAELSGLPVIRPLILEYPRDPHVVNLCDQFLLGDNVLIAPVYRPDTDHRSVYLPEGCWLDYWDGEVHEGGRHILAAAPLHIMPMYVKAGSFVAEGPLKQYALEETDEQVIFHLYGAEAKEGFTAAFSLYEDDGHSFGYRTGGYSQLGVQAEGSAGMLRLNWSYAARDFAPERETLRFALCYPFFKTAAVEGLGEISLEQLKEGKRGWARNGKSGAIIIQVDDDPAGGELRIQAVE